From the Kitasatospora viridis genome, one window contains:
- a CDS encoding sensor histidine kinase, which produces MLTPTVLRAAPTRSLRGRLLLVVTALAATVVLASQFIGYQVLGSWLTGRVDQQLRAFQPPPPGSSGRSVFGPAVHRPPTVGPVGPLPSDFRIYFYDVDGELTGQWIGDPAPAGPRLPAQLSVGGPAADRPATVPAESGQGRWRVLLLRDSSEGSGTLVALPLDTVDGTMSKLLWLDVAVLGGSILVLVAAGAWLVRLGLLPLIRMERTARAITGGELDLRLTDTDPRTEIGRFGQVLNTMLDRLQQALRAHEASEARLRRFVADAGHELRTPLTTIKGFTELALRHPQSAEERREANRLVAQNAERMSLIVDDLQLLTSLDREPLYRREPVDLLSVGADAVGTAALHHPGHPVDLGPLRTAADPTGARELELVETVGDGHRLRQLVAALISNAHTHTPPGTPVHVRVGSTTAGPTTGGTDRPGRTSAAPPLAPGTPIDVIEVADDGPGLAPADAAQAFDRFYRADPARSRARARGGSGSGLGLAIASTIAQGHGGRLELDTAPAPGCTFRLVLPRSG; this is translated from the coding sequence GTGCTGACCCCGACCGTGCTGCGGGCCGCCCCCACCCGTTCGCTGCGCGGCCGGCTGCTGCTGGTGGTCACGGCGCTGGCCGCCACCGTCGTGCTGGCCTCGCAGTTCATCGGCTACCAGGTGCTCGGCTCCTGGCTGACCGGCCGGGTGGACCAGCAGCTGCGCGCCTTCCAGCCACCGCCGCCCGGCTCCTCCGGCCGCTCGGTGTTCGGCCCGGCGGTGCACCGGCCGCCGACCGTCGGCCCGGTCGGGCCGCTGCCCTCGGACTTCCGGATCTACTTCTACGACGTCGACGGCGAGTTGACCGGCCAGTGGATCGGCGACCCGGCACCCGCCGGCCCCCGGCTGCCCGCCCAGCTCTCGGTCGGCGGCCCGGCCGCGGACCGCCCGGCGACCGTGCCCGCGGAGTCCGGCCAGGGCCGCTGGCGGGTGCTGCTGCTGCGGGACTCCTCGGAGGGCTCCGGCACCCTGGTCGCGCTGCCGCTGGACACCGTGGACGGCACGATGTCCAAACTGCTCTGGCTGGACGTCGCGGTGCTCGGCGGCAGCATCCTGGTGCTGGTCGCGGCCGGCGCCTGGCTGGTCCGCCTGGGCCTGCTGCCGCTCATCCGGATGGAGCGCACCGCCCGCGCGATCACCGGCGGCGAGCTGGACCTGCGGCTGACCGACACCGATCCGCGCACCGAGATCGGCCGGTTCGGCCAGGTGCTCAACACCATGCTGGACCGCCTCCAGCAGGCGCTGCGCGCGCACGAGGCCTCCGAGGCCCGGCTGCGCCGCTTCGTCGCCGACGCGGGCCACGAGCTGCGCACCCCGCTGACCACGATCAAGGGGTTCACCGAACTCGCCCTGCGCCACCCGCAGTCGGCCGAGGAGCGGCGGGAGGCCAACCGCCTGGTCGCGCAGAACGCCGAGCGGATGAGCCTGATCGTGGACGACCTCCAGCTGCTCACCTCGCTGGACCGCGAGCCGCTGTACCGGCGCGAACCGGTCGACCTGCTGTCGGTCGGCGCCGACGCGGTCGGCACCGCCGCCCTGCACCACCCCGGGCACCCGGTCGACCTCGGCCCGCTGCGCACCGCGGCCGACCCGACCGGCGCCCGCGAGCTGGAGCTGGTGGAGACCGTCGGCGACGGCCACCGGCTGCGCCAGCTGGTCGCCGCCCTGATCTCCAACGCGCACACCCACACCCCGCCCGGCACCCCGGTGCACGTCCGGGTCGGCAGCACCACGGCCGGGCCCACCACCGGCGGCACCGACCGGCCCGGCCGGACCAGCGCCGCTCCGCCGCTGGCCCCGGGCACCCCGATCGACGTGATCGAGGTCGCCGACGACGGCCCGGGCCTGGCCCCCGCCGACGCGGCCCAGGCCTTCGACCGCTTCTACCGCGCCGACCCGGCCCGCTCCCGCGCCCGCGCCCGGGGCGGCAGCGGCAGCGGTCTCGGCCTCGCCATCGCCTCCACCATCGCCCAGGGCCACGGCGGCCGGCTGGAGCTGGACACCGCCCCGGCCCCCGGCTGCACCTTCCGACTCGTGCTGCCGCGCTCCGGCTAG
- a CDS encoding GNAT family N-acetyltransferase: MELREGEVALRPIRLRDQRAWQDASRRNRDWLRRWEATVPPAPPGRTVGPRPSYRQMVRYLRGEAGAGRMLPYVVVYRGQLVGQLTVGGITWGSMCSANIGYWIDEAVAGRGIMPTAVALATDHCFQELGLHRIEVCIRPENGPSRRVVEKLGFRSEGMRPRYLHIDGDWRDHLVYALTADEIPEGLLRRWRLR; the protein is encoded by the coding sequence GTGGAGCTGCGGGAGGGGGAGGTCGCGCTGCGGCCGATCCGGCTGCGCGACCAGCGGGCCTGGCAGGACGCCAGCCGGCGCAACCGGGACTGGCTGCGGCGCTGGGAGGCGACCGTGCCGCCGGCCCCGCCGGGCCGCACCGTGGGCCCGCGACCGAGCTACCGGCAGATGGTGCGCTACCTGCGCGGCGAGGCCGGGGCCGGGCGGATGCTGCCCTACGTGGTGGTCTACCGCGGGCAGCTGGTCGGCCAGCTGACGGTGGGTGGGATCACCTGGGGCTCGATGTGCTCGGCCAACATCGGCTACTGGATCGACGAGGCGGTGGCGGGGCGCGGCATCATGCCGACCGCGGTCGCCCTGGCCACCGACCACTGCTTCCAGGAGCTCGGGCTGCACCGGATCGAGGTGTGCATCCGCCCGGAGAACGGGCCGAGCCGGCGGGTGGTGGAGAAACTCGGCTTCCGGTCGGAGGGAATGCGACCGCGCTATCTGCACATCGACGGGGACTGGCGGGACCACCTGGTGTACGCCCTGACGGCGGATGAGATCCCCGAAGGGCTGCTCCGGCGTTGGCGTTTGAGGTAA
- a CDS encoding MogA/MoaB family molybdenum cofactor biosynthesis protein, protein MRALAITVSNRASAGVYPDKGGPLLVEGLRRMGFEADGPQLVPDGEPVLAALRAAVAAGYDVVLTTGGTGISPMDLTPEMTAQVIDRQLPGIPEAIRAYGREKVPTSALSRGLAGVAGRTLVVNLPGSTGGVKDGLAVLEPLLAHAVDQLAGGDHPRPAAGAEGSAS, encoded by the coding sequence GTGAGGGCGCTGGCGATCACCGTCTCCAACCGGGCCTCGGCCGGCGTCTACCCGGACAAGGGCGGCCCGCTGCTGGTCGAGGGCCTGCGCCGGATGGGCTTCGAGGCCGACGGCCCGCAGCTGGTGCCGGACGGCGAGCCGGTGCTGGCGGCGCTGCGGGCGGCCGTGGCGGCCGGCTACGACGTGGTGCTGACCACCGGCGGCACCGGGATCTCCCCGATGGACCTGACCCCGGAGATGACCGCTCAGGTGATCGACCGTCAGCTCCCGGGCATCCCCGAGGCGATCCGGGCGTACGGCCGGGAGAAGGTGCCCACCTCGGCGCTCTCCCGGGGCCTGGCCGGGGTGGCCGGGCGGACCCTGGTGGTCAACCTGCCCGGCTCCACCGGCGGCGTGAAGGACGGCCTGGCGGTGCTGGAGCCGCTGCTGGCGCACGCGGTGGACCAGCTGGCCGGCGGGGACCACCCGCGTCCGGCCGCCGGGGCCGAGGGGAGCGCCAGCTGA
- the moaC gene encoding cyclic pyranopterin monophosphate synthase MoaC, which produces MVDVSEKSTTVRTAVAAGRVTVSPRVVELLRGEGVPKGDALAAARIAGIMGAKKTPELVPLCHPIAISGVTVDLAVTDEAVEITATVRTADRTGVEMEALTAVAVAGLTVIDMVKAVDKAAAIQDVRVLSKTGGKSGDWQRGTAPTGTGPGEDGAR; this is translated from the coding sequence ATGGTGGACGTCTCCGAGAAGAGCACCACGGTGCGCACCGCCGTCGCGGCCGGCCGGGTGACCGTCTCGCCCCGGGTGGTCGAGCTGCTGCGCGGCGAGGGCGTGCCCAAGGGCGACGCGCTGGCCGCCGCCCGGATCGCCGGGATCATGGGCGCCAAGAAGACCCCCGAGCTGGTGCCGCTCTGCCACCCGATCGCGATCTCCGGGGTCACCGTGGACCTCGCGGTGACCGACGAGGCGGTGGAGATCACCGCCACGGTGCGCACCGCCGACCGCACCGGGGTCGAGATGGAGGCGCTGACCGCCGTCGCGGTGGCCGGCCTGACCGTGATCGACATGGTCAAGGCGGTGGACAAGGCGGCCGCGATCCAGGACGTCCGGGTGCTCAGCAAGACCGGCGGCAAGAGCGGCGACTGGCAGCGCGGGACCGCACCGACCGGGACCGGGCCGGGCGAGGACGGTGCGCGGTGA
- the glp gene encoding gephyrin-like molybdotransferase Glp: MSPDSGNSGAHQHGERADACATEAPGRRYWSVEEHLADVLSRVSPLPAIELQLLDARGCRLAEDVTATGDLPPFDNSSMDGYAVRTADTVGATEQYPSVLSVVGEIAAGAAELPRLGPGQAVRIMTGAPVPPGAEAVAPVEWTDGGTGSGRAAQAMTAARPDEEVRVRQEVRDGAHIRRRGSDVTAGSTVLTAGTVLGPTQLGLLAAIGRGSVTVRPRPRVVVLSTGSELVPPGEPVGPGQISDSNSFTLTAAAQQAGAIAYRVGGVPDDPERLRAVLDDQLGRADLIVTSGGVSVGAYDVVKEALQGIEGGEDHAGVEFRTLRMQPGKPQGFGRIGGVPLLALPGNPVSAYISFELFVRPVIRTMLGAPDVHRPVVRATTTAALRSPAGRRQFLRGRYLAEQGAVEPVGGSDSHLVGALAKADCLIVVPESTESVAAGEPVDVVLLAD, translated from the coding sequence ATGAGCCCCGACAGCGGGAACAGCGGAGCGCACCAGCACGGCGAGCGGGCGGACGCCTGCGCCACCGAGGCCCCGGGCCGGCGGTACTGGTCGGTCGAGGAGCACCTGGCCGACGTGCTCTCCCGGGTCTCGCCGCTGCCCGCGATCGAGCTCCAACTGCTCGACGCCCGGGGCTGCCGGCTGGCCGAGGACGTCACGGCCACCGGCGACCTGCCGCCCTTCGACAACAGCTCGATGGACGGCTACGCGGTCCGCACCGCCGACACGGTCGGCGCCACCGAGCAGTACCCCTCGGTGCTGTCCGTGGTCGGCGAGATCGCGGCCGGCGCCGCCGAACTGCCCCGGCTCGGCCCCGGCCAGGCGGTGCGGATCATGACCGGGGCCCCGGTGCCGCCCGGTGCCGAGGCGGTCGCCCCGGTCGAGTGGACCGACGGCGGCACCGGCAGCGGTCGGGCGGCGCAGGCGATGACCGCCGCCCGGCCGGACGAGGAGGTGCGGGTCCGTCAGGAGGTCCGGGACGGCGCGCACATCCGCCGCCGGGGCAGCGACGTGACCGCCGGCAGCACCGTGCTGACCGCCGGCACCGTGCTCGGCCCGACCCAGCTCGGCCTGCTCGCGGCGATCGGCCGGGGCAGCGTGACGGTCCGTCCGCGCCCCCGGGTGGTGGTGCTCTCCACCGGCAGCGAGCTGGTGCCGCCCGGCGAGCCGGTCGGCCCCGGTCAGATCTCCGACTCCAACAGCTTCACCCTGACCGCCGCCGCCCAGCAGGCCGGTGCGATCGCCTACCGGGTCGGCGGGGTGCCGGACGACCCGGAGCGGCTGCGCGCGGTGCTGGACGACCAGCTCGGCCGGGCCGACCTGATCGTCACCTCCGGCGGGGTCAGCGTCGGGGCCTACGACGTGGTGAAGGAAGCCCTCCAAGGGATCGAGGGGGGCGAGGACCACGCGGGGGTGGAGTTCCGCACCCTGCGGATGCAGCCCGGCAAGCCGCAGGGCTTCGGCCGGATCGGCGGGGTGCCGCTGCTCGCGCTGCCCGGCAACCCGGTCAGCGCCTACATCTCCTTCGAGCTCTTCGTCCGCCCGGTGATCCGCACCATGCTGGGCGCGCCGGACGTGCACCGGCCCGTGGTGCGGGCCACCACCACCGCCGCGCTGCGCTCGCCGGCCGGGCGCCGGCAGTTCCTGCGCGGGCGGTACCTGGCGGAGCAGGGCGCGGTGGAGCCGGTCGGCGGCTCGGACTCGCACCTGGTCGGGGCGCTGGCCAAGGCGGACTGCCTGATCGTGGTGCCCGAGTCGACCGAGTCGGTGGCGGCGGGCGAGCCGGTCGACGTGGTGCTGCTCGCCGACTGA
- the galU gene encoding UTP--glucose-1-phosphate uridylyltransferase GalU, with protein sequence MTTNPRMSVTKAVVPAAGLGTRFLPATKATPKEMLPVVDKPAIQYVVEEAASAGLSDILMVTGRNKRALEDHFDRAYELEELLARKGDQDKLRRVQESVSLANMHYVRQGDPKGLGHAVLVAEQHVAGQPFAVLLGDDLIDPRDPLLSRMIEVQQELGGSVVALMEVDPAQIHLYGCAAVEANGFGDDVFHITDLVEKPEPAEAPSNYAVIGRYVLDPAVFEVLKKTEPGRGGEIQLTDALRTLATLGADEGGQVHGVVFSGRRYDTGDRADYLRAIVRLASEREDLGPDFRSWLKEFVASEMQA encoded by the coding sequence ATGACGACGAACCCCCGGATGTCCGTCACCAAGGCGGTTGTGCCCGCCGCAGGTCTCGGAACCCGTTTCCTGCCCGCGACGAAGGCCACGCCGAAGGAGATGCTGCCGGTCGTCGACAAGCCCGCGATCCAGTACGTGGTGGAGGAGGCCGCCTCGGCCGGCCTCTCCGACATACTGATGGTCACCGGCCGCAACAAGCGCGCCCTGGAGGACCACTTCGACCGCGCCTACGAGCTCGAAGAGCTGCTCGCGCGCAAGGGCGACCAGGACAAGCTGCGCCGGGTGCAGGAGTCCGTCTCGCTGGCCAACATGCACTACGTCCGCCAGGGCGACCCCAAGGGCCTGGGCCACGCCGTGCTGGTCGCCGAGCAGCACGTGGCCGGCCAGCCCTTCGCGGTGCTGCTGGGCGACGACCTGATCGACCCGCGCGACCCGCTGCTGTCCCGGATGATCGAGGTCCAGCAGGAGCTCGGCGGCTCGGTGGTGGCGCTGATGGAGGTCGACCCGGCGCAGATCCACCTCTACGGCTGCGCGGCCGTCGAGGCGAACGGCTTCGGCGACGACGTCTTCCACATCACCGACCTGGTGGAGAAGCCGGAGCCGGCCGAGGCCCCCTCCAACTACGCGGTGATCGGCCGCTACGTGCTCGACCCGGCCGTCTTCGAGGTGCTGAAGAAGACCGAGCCCGGCCGCGGTGGCGAGATCCAGCTGACCGACGCGCTGCGCACGCTGGCTACGCTGGGCGCCGACGAGGGCGGCCAGGTGCACGGCGTGGTCTTCTCGGGTCGTCGCTACGACACCGGCGACCGCGCGGACTACCTGCGCGCCATCGTCCGCCTGGCCAGCGAGCGCGAGGACCTCGGTCCGGACTTCCGCAGCTGGCTCAAGGAGTTCGTGGCGAGCGAGATGCAGGCCTGA
- a CDS encoding GGDEF domain-containing protein, with the protein MSPLVPAIALLSAPLAGLSGLLCCRLRGTRRAAALEVRELTGELARLREQCEELSRSAARDPLTGVWNQRHLQLTLEREVQRCQRRVRPGEPAPELAVVLLEIDGFEAVTAEHGRTRAQAVLRDLAQRLTVEVRRTDVLGHCGGTGFLVVLPDTGAAGAAKVAERLCWTVRRHRLLDWRVDPVRPEPDLPPRPAGNGLRAFAGTAVLPADGGHPVPLLRAADRSLAAAKRAWAAARSRDSGSQRHGNLSPCVGPGALAHPDAARSVAAVPVPGEVRS; encoded by the coding sequence ATGTCCCCCCTGGTGCCGGCCATCGCCCTGCTCAGCGCCCCGCTCGCCGGGCTCAGCGGACTGCTCTGCTGCCGGTTGCGCGGGACCCGGCGGGCGGCCGCGCTGGAGGTCCGCGAGCTCACCGGCGAGCTGGCCCGGCTGCGGGAGCAGTGCGAGGAGTTGAGCCGCTCGGCCGCCCGGGACCCGCTCACCGGGGTGTGGAACCAGCGCCACCTGCAACTCACCCTGGAGCGCGAGGTGCAGCGCTGCCAGCGCCGGGTCCGGCCGGGCGAGCCCGCGCCGGAGCTGGCCGTGGTGCTGCTGGAGATCGACGGCTTCGAGGCGGTGACCGCCGAGCACGGCCGCACCCGGGCCCAGGCGGTGCTGCGCGACCTGGCCCAGCGGCTCACCGTCGAGGTGCGGCGCACCGACGTGCTGGGGCACTGCGGCGGCACCGGGTTCCTGGTGGTGCTGCCGGACACCGGTGCGGCCGGCGCGGCCAAGGTGGCCGAGCGGCTCTGCTGGACGGTCCGCCGGCACCGGCTGCTGGACTGGCGGGTCGACCCGGTCCGGCCGGAGCCCGACCTGCCGCCCCGGCCGGCCGGCAACGGATTGCGGGCGTTCGCCGGAACCGCCGTGCTGCCCGCCGACGGTGGCCACCCGGTGCCGCTGCTGCGGGCCGCCGACCGGTCGCTGGCCGCGGCCAAGCGGGCCTGGGCGGCGGCCCGCAGCAGGGATTCCGGTTCGCAAAGGCACGGTAACCTGTCGCCCTGTGTCGGCCCGGGCGCCCTCGCCCATCCCGACGCTGCCCGAAGTGTCGCGGCCGTTCCTGTCCCCGGCGAGGTTCGTTCATAG
- a CDS encoding 5-formyltetrahydrofolate cyclo-ligase — protein sequence MSDDLLYNDKSALRSRLLADRRAMSPERRAAAAGAIAERALDLLPPGALVAAYVSVGAEPGTRPLLELLLRRGTTVLLPVLLPDNDLDWAAHEGPERLAPAGRGLLEPVGERLGPAAVTGADVVLLPGLAVDRRGVRLGRGGGSYDRVLARLAAAGAEPLLATLLYDGELLDRVPAEPHDRPVHAVVTPAGVTRF from the coding sequence GTGTCCGACGATCTCTTGTACAACGACAAGTCCGCGCTGCGGTCACGGCTGCTGGCCGACCGGCGCGCGATGTCCCCCGAACGGCGGGCGGCGGCGGCCGGTGCGATCGCCGAGCGGGCGCTGGACCTGCTGCCGCCCGGCGCGCTGGTGGCCGCCTACGTCTCGGTGGGCGCCGAGCCCGGCACCCGCCCGCTGCTGGAGCTGCTGCTGCGGCGCGGGACCACCGTGCTGCTGCCGGTGCTGCTGCCCGACAACGACCTGGACTGGGCCGCCCACGAGGGCCCGGAGCGGCTGGCCCCGGCCGGGCGCGGGCTGCTGGAGCCGGTCGGCGAGCGGCTCGGCCCGGCCGCGGTGACCGGGGCGGACGTGGTGCTGCTGCCCGGCCTGGCGGTGGACCGGCGGGGGGTGCGGCTGGGCCGCGGCGGCGGCTCCTACGACCGGGTGCTGGCCCGGCTGGCGGCGGCGGGGGCCGAGCCGCTGCTGGCCACCCTGCTGTACGACGGCGAGCTGCTGGACCGGGTGCCGGCCGAGCCGCACGACCGCCCGGTGCACGCGGTGGTGACCCCGGCGGGGGTCACCAGGTTCTGA
- a CDS encoding penicillin acylase family protein encodes MPRSRRSKKFRRARLLLLVLVVLLVAGTGAGGWYAVNTVRASFPQVSGTIQVPGLSAAVDVKRDAQGIPQIYANTPEDLFKAQGYVQAQDRFWEMDVRRHITAGRLSEMFGSSQVSTDALIRTMGWRDVAQQEYDTQLSPDTKRYLQAYSDGVNDWLGKHPGGAGASLEYALLGTANSSYKPEPWTPVDSVAWLKAMAWNLSGNVQDEIDRALLSQNFSQDQIAQLYPDYPYDRNPVIVQGGSLGSDGSYKPPAPAATTTSAPGSQANSAVTQGLTDVSDRIAALPQLLGPQGSGIGSNSWVVSGSHTTTGKPLLANDPHLGPGLPNVWYQMGLHCRTVSAACPYDATGFTFAGMPGVVIGHNQSISWGFTNMGADVADLYLEKITGPNTYLVDNKDQQFTTRQETIKVAGGPSQVITVRTTNNGPLISDQSTQQQNVGTYAPVGNAAPDRGTTGYGVALKWTALTPGKTMDAVFEFDKATDWNSFRAAAQDFAVPAQNLIYADTQGHIGYQAPGQIPVRGKGDGTYPAPGWDSGYNWTGYIPFKSLPYELDPQSGYIVTANQPVTDPTYKPLITKDWEYGTRAKEITDQLQSRLANGGKISPDDMQSIQLDNTSVMAKTLVPMLLKEQVSDPYVRQAQDLLKDWNYNQDADSAAAAYYNGVWRQLLILAFGQKFPASMRPQGDCLLVEQKADANQPAGSLGGETKIVTQCGTAKPDQAQPDGGDRWMEVVRQQLGNPNSPWWDYIDSNHLQQHGLDNLLKEAMKDARQDLTAHLGKDINTWSWGRLHQLTLKEQTLGTDESSIASGLVHRLLDRGPFQMSGGSAAVDATGWNAAAGYDVDWIPSMRMVVDLSDFDASHWINVGGESGHAFSDNYDDQTDLWRQGKLLTWAYSASAVDQATKNRLTLTP; translated from the coding sequence ATGCCCCGCTCTCGCCGCTCGAAGAAGTTCCGGCGCGCCCGACTGCTCTTGCTCGTTCTGGTCGTGCTCCTGGTGGCCGGCACTGGCGCCGGCGGCTGGTACGCCGTGAACACCGTGCGCGCGTCCTTCCCGCAGGTGAGCGGCACCATCCAGGTGCCGGGGCTGTCCGCCGCGGTGGACGTCAAGCGGGACGCGCAGGGCATCCCGCAGATCTACGCCAACACCCCCGAGGACCTCTTCAAGGCGCAGGGCTACGTGCAGGCCCAGGACCGCTTCTGGGAGATGGACGTGCGCCGGCACATCACCGCCGGCCGGCTCTCCGAGATGTTCGGCTCCAGCCAGGTGAGCACCGACGCGCTGATCCGCACCATGGGGTGGCGCGACGTGGCGCAGCAGGAGTACGACACCCAGCTGAGCCCGGACACCAAGCGGTACCTGCAGGCCTACTCGGACGGGGTGAACGACTGGCTGGGCAAGCACCCGGGCGGGGCCGGCGCCTCGCTGGAGTACGCGCTGCTCGGCACCGCCAACAGCTCCTACAAGCCCGAGCCGTGGACCCCGGTGGACTCGGTCGCCTGGCTCAAGGCGATGGCCTGGAACCTCTCCGGCAACGTGCAGGACGAGATCGACCGCGCGCTGCTCAGCCAGAACTTCAGCCAGGACCAGATCGCCCAGCTCTACCCGGACTACCCGTACGACCGGAACCCGGTGATCGTGCAGGGCGGTTCGCTCGGCTCGGACGGCAGCTACAAGCCGCCGGCGCCGGCCGCGACCACCACCTCGGCCCCCGGCAGCCAGGCCAACTCGGCCGTCACCCAGGGCCTGACCGACGTCTCCGACCGGATCGCCGCGCTGCCCCAGCTGCTCGGTCCGCAGGGCTCCGGCATCGGCTCCAACTCCTGGGTGGTGTCCGGCAGCCACACCACCACCGGCAAGCCGCTGCTGGCCAACGACCCGCACCTGGGCCCCGGCCTGCCGAACGTCTGGTACCAGATGGGCCTGCACTGCCGCACGGTCAGCGCGGCCTGCCCGTACGACGCCACCGGCTTCACCTTCGCCGGCATGCCGGGCGTGGTGATCGGCCACAACCAGTCGATCTCCTGGGGCTTCACCAACATGGGCGCCGACGTGGCCGACCTGTACCTGGAGAAGATCACCGGCCCCAACACCTACCTGGTGGACAACAAGGACCAGCAGTTCACCACCCGTCAGGAGACCATCAAGGTGGCCGGCGGGCCGAGCCAGGTGATCACCGTGCGGACCACCAACAACGGTCCGCTGATCTCCGACCAGAGCACCCAGCAGCAGAACGTCGGCACCTACGCGCCGGTCGGCAACGCCGCGCCGGACCGCGGCACCACCGGCTACGGGGTGGCGCTGAAGTGGACCGCGCTGACCCCCGGCAAGACCATGGACGCGGTCTTCGAGTTCGACAAGGCCACCGACTGGAACAGCTTCCGCGCGGCCGCCCAGGACTTCGCGGTCCCCGCGCAGAACCTGATCTACGCCGACACCCAGGGCCACATCGGCTACCAGGCCCCCGGCCAGATCCCGGTCCGGGGCAAGGGCGACGGCACCTACCCGGCGCCCGGCTGGGACTCCGGCTACAACTGGACCGGCTACATCCCGTTCAAGAGCCTGCCCTACGAGCTCGACCCGCAGTCCGGCTACATCGTCACGGCCAACCAGCCGGTGACCGATCCGACCTACAAGCCGCTGATCACCAAGGACTGGGAGTACGGCACCCGGGCCAAGGAGATCACCGACCAGCTGCAGAGCCGGCTGGCCAACGGCGGCAAGATCTCGCCCGACGACATGCAGTCGATCCAGCTGGACAACACCAGCGTGATGGCCAAGACGCTGGTCCCGATGCTGCTCAAGGAGCAGGTCAGCGACCCGTACGTGCGCCAGGCCCAGGACCTGCTGAAGGACTGGAACTACAACCAGGACGCCGACTCGGCCGCCGCCGCCTACTACAACGGCGTCTGGCGCCAGCTGCTGATCCTCGCCTTCGGGCAGAAGTTCCCGGCCTCCATGCGCCCGCAGGGCGACTGCCTGCTGGTCGAGCAGAAGGCGGACGCCAACCAGCCGGCCGGCTCGCTCGGCGGCGAGACGAAGATCGTCACCCAGTGCGGCACCGCCAAGCCCGACCAGGCCCAGCCGGACGGCGGCGACCGCTGGATGGAGGTGGTCCGCCAGCAGCTGGGCAACCCGAACAGCCCGTGGTGGGACTACATCGACTCCAACCACCTGCAGCAGCACGGCCTGGACAACCTGCTGAAGGAGGCGATGAAGGACGCCCGCCAGGACCTCACCGCCCACCTCGGCAAGGACATCAACACCTGGAGCTGGGGCCGGCTGCACCAGCTGACCCTCAAGGAGCAGACGCTCGGCACCGACGAGTCCTCGATCGCCTCCGGCCTGGTGCACCGGCTGCTCGACCGCGGCCCGTTCCAGATGTCCGGCGGCTCGGCCGCGGTGGACGCCACCGGGTGGAACGCGGCGGCCGGCTACGACGTGGACTGGATCCCGTCGATGCGGATGGTGGTCGACCTGAGCGACTTCGACGCCTCGCACTGGATCAACGTCGGCGGCGAGTCCGGGCACGCGTTCAGCGACAACTACGACGACCAGACCGACCTCTGGCGCCAGGGCAAGCTGCTGACCTGGGCCTACTCCGCGAGCGCGGTGGACCAGGCGACGAAGAACCGGCTCACCCTGACGCCGTGA